In Massilia forsythiae, one DNA window encodes the following:
- a CDS encoding phosphate/phosphite/phosphonate ABC transporter substrate-binding protein has translation MTTPVQRALSRGALWLACGLAAAPTAFAAAPACYNFSPVNQYNLQVSAGFWNPIIRYVSARSGVCLTLKLGRTSADTTSYILAREVDFAFTNHLFSPEREKMGWTVFGRRNAPPVRGQIVVPADSPIKDIKDLAGSAVGFPGPEALVAYKVTYAQLLRRGVPVSVLFAGNHDAAFTQLFAGRVKAVGANSQLVASWGDREGKSFRVLWSSAPFNDLALMASPRVPAEQVHAVARAFLGMHLDPEGRQVLAAAAELVHAATPQSFVAASDADYASYRTFYAEAPANLR, from the coding sequence ATGACCACCCCCGTCCAACGCGCCCTGTCCAGAGGCGCCCTGTGGCTCGCCTGCGGCCTGGCCGCCGCCCCGACCGCCTTCGCCGCGGCGCCGGCCTGCTACAATTTTTCGCCCGTCAACCAGTACAACCTGCAGGTATCGGCCGGGTTCTGGAACCCGATCATCCGCTACGTGTCGGCCAGGAGCGGCGTGTGCCTGACCCTGAAGCTCGGACGCACCTCGGCCGACACCACCAGCTACATCCTGGCGCGCGAGGTCGACTTCGCCTTCACCAACCACTTGTTCAGCCCGGAGCGCGAAAAGATGGGGTGGACGGTGTTCGGACGCCGCAACGCGCCGCCGGTGCGCGGCCAGATCGTGGTGCCGGCCGATTCCCCGATCAAGGACATCAAGGACCTGGCCGGATCGGCGGTCGGCTTCCCGGGACCGGAGGCGCTGGTCGCCTACAAGGTCACCTACGCCCAGCTGCTGCGCCGCGGCGTGCCGGTCAGCGTGCTGTTCGCCGGCAACCACGACGCCGCGTTCACCCAGCTGTTCGCGGGCCGGGTCAAGGCGGTGGGCGCCAATTCGCAGCTGGTCGCCAGCTGGGGCGACCGCGAGGGCAAGTCCTTCCGCGTGCTGTGGAGTTCCGCGCCCTTCAACGACCTGGCCCTGATGGCCTCGCCGCGCGTGCCGGCCGAACAGGTGCACGCGGTGGCGCGCGCCTTCCTCGGCATGCACCTCGACCCCGAAGGCAGGCAGGTGCTGGCGGCCGCCGCGGAACTGGTGCATGCGGCCACGCCGCAATCCTTCGTCGCCGCCAGCGACGCCGATTACGCCAGCTACCGCACGTTCTATGCGGAAGCGCCGGCCAACCTGCGCTGA
- a CDS encoding GNAT family N-acetyltransferase encodes MTVLRTERLRFEPFDDSHVDGLHAMNRDPDVQRYLLGRPETIDETRASVARVRTRRAALGYGWWAFIEAASGELVGAGCVQHLGHERANPLEIGWRLRRDRWGLGLASEAAHELARFAFAELDAPLVCAIRHPDNLASRRVMDKLGMRYIGLEEQHGEQVALHRLLRADWLAR; translated from the coding sequence ATGACCGTCCTGCGCACCGAGCGCCTGCGCTTCGAACCCTTCGACGACAGCCACGTCGACGGCCTACACGCGATGAACCGCGATCCCGACGTCCAGCGTTATCTGCTGGGGCGTCCCGAAACCATCGACGAGACCCGCGCCTCCGTGGCGCGCGTACGGACGCGCCGGGCCGCGCTGGGCTACGGCTGGTGGGCCTTCATCGAAGCCGCCAGCGGCGAACTGGTCGGCGCCGGCTGCGTGCAGCACCTCGGCCACGAGCGCGCCAATCCGCTCGAGATCGGCTGGCGCCTGCGGCGCGACCGCTGGGGCCTGGGCCTGGCCTCGGAAGCGGCGCACGAACTGGCCCGCTTCGCCTTCGCCGAACTGGACGCGCCGCTGGTATGCGCGATCCGCCATCCGGACAACCTGGCGTCGCGGCGTGTGATGGACAAGCTGGGCATGCGCTACATCGGGCTGGAGGAGCAACACGGCGAGCAGGTCGCGCTGCATCGCCTGCTGCGCGCCGACTGGCTGGCGCGCTGA
- a CDS encoding peptide MFS transporter, with product MKNEIPPLSGARALPYSQTRSFLTVALIELWERFGYYGMQALIVYFMVQRLGFEDSRANLVWSAAAALIYVAPAIGGWIGDKVLGTRRTTYLGAMILALGYALMAVPSENTWVVFGALGVVVVGNGLFKPNAGNLVRKIYEGDDSKLDSAFTLYYMAVNVGSTVSMLATPWIKDYVNATYGNQLGWHVAFAVCSVGLVLGLLNVMLLRATIAHVGSRPDTQPLQVGKLLAVLGGGVVLAVAAAVILEYQSLARAFVYLAGIVLLGIFVHLIRKSAPSERAGLTAALVLTAQIVFFFIFYQQMSTSLSLFALRNVDLDFRLFGAHLWTWSPAQFQALNAIWIMVLSPVLAWLYSAAGRSGRDLSIAAKFALGFFSVALGFFAYGVAGSFAVNGLTSSWVMIAGYGLYSLGELLVSGLGLAMIARYVPERMGGFMMGAYYVAVGISQYLGGVVANLASVPSNVTDPVQTLPIYTSLFNKLGLGALACTVIALLALPLVRRLTATHQAHQ from the coding sequence ATGAAAAACGAAATCCCACCCCTGTCCGGCGCGCGCGCCCTGCCCTACTCGCAGACGCGCTCCTTCCTCACCGTCGCCCTGATCGAACTGTGGGAGCGCTTCGGCTACTACGGCATGCAGGCGCTGATCGTCTACTTCATGGTGCAGCGCCTCGGCTTCGAGGACAGCCGCGCCAACCTGGTGTGGAGCGCGGCCGCTGCACTGATCTACGTGGCGCCGGCGATCGGCGGCTGGATCGGCGACAAGGTGCTCGGCACGCGGCGCACGACCTATTTGGGCGCAATGATCCTGGCGCTCGGCTATGCGCTGATGGCGGTGCCGAGCGAAAACACCTGGGTCGTGTTCGGCGCCCTCGGCGTGGTCGTGGTCGGCAACGGCCTGTTCAAGCCGAACGCGGGCAATCTGGTGCGCAAGATCTACGAAGGCGACGACTCCAAGCTGGACAGCGCCTTCACGCTGTACTACATGGCGGTCAACGTCGGCTCCACGGTGTCGATGCTCGCCACGCCCTGGATCAAGGATTACGTGAACGCCACCTACGGCAACCAACTGGGCTGGCACGTCGCCTTTGCCGTGTGCAGCGTCGGCCTGGTGCTGGGGCTGCTGAACGTGATGCTACTGCGCGCCACCATCGCCCACGTCGGCTCGCGTCCGGACACGCAGCCGCTCCAGGTCGGCAAGCTGCTGGCCGTGCTCGGCGGCGGTGTGGTCCTCGCCGTGGCAGCGGCGGTTATCCTGGAATACCAGTCATTGGCGCGCGCCTTCGTCTACCTGGCCGGCATCGTCCTGCTCGGCATCTTCGTCCACCTGATTCGCAAGAGCGCGCCGAGCGAACGCGCCGGCCTGACCGCGGCGCTGGTGCTGACCGCGCAGATCGTGTTCTTCTTCATTTTCTACCAGCAGATGTCGACCTCGCTTTCGCTGTTTGCGCTGCGCAACGTCGACCTCGACTTCCGCCTGTTCGGCGCCCACCTGTGGACCTGGTCGCCAGCGCAATTCCAGGCCCTGAATGCGATCTGGATCATGGTCCTGAGCCCGGTACTGGCATGGCTCTATTCGGCAGCGGGTCGCAGCGGCAGGGACTTGTCGATCGCCGCCAAGTTCGCACTCGGTTTCTTCTCAGTGGCCCTCGGTTTCTTCGCCTACGGCGTGGCCGGCAGCTTCGCGGTGAACGGCCTGACCTCGTCCTGGGTGATGATCGCCGGCTACGGCCTGTATTCGCTGGGCGAACTGCTGGTGTCGGGCCTGGGCCTGGCGATGATCGCGCGCTACGTGCCGGAGCGCATGGGCGGCTTCATGATGGGCGCCTATTACGTCGCGGTCGGCATCTCGCAGTACCTGGGCGGCGTGGTCGCCAACCTGGCCAGCGTGCCCAGCAACGTCACCGACCCGGTGCAGACGCTGCCGATCTACACCAGCCTGTTCAACAAGCTGGGGCTGGGCGCGCTGGCCTGCACCGTGATCGCCCTGCTGGCGCTGCCGCTGGTGCGGCGCCTGACCGCGACCCACCAGGCGCACCAGTGA
- a CDS encoding pseudouridine synthase has product MTEPVRLSKRMSELGLSSRREADEWISRGWVRVDGKVVSELGSKVLPHQKITVERQAAAEQSKRVTVLVHKPVGYVSGQAEDGYTPAVVLVKPENRWADDPSAELFHPTQLRSLVPAGRLDIDSTGLLVLTQDGRIAKQLIGQDTAIDKEYLVRVQYSKPGRLPDTELRKLNHGLWMDGKPLLPAKVRWQNDDQLSFTLKEGRKRQIRRMCDMVGLKVIGLKRVRIGRVKLGDLPAGQWRYLRPDEGF; this is encoded by the coding sequence ATGACCGAACCAGTACGCCTCTCCAAACGCATGTCCGAACTCGGCCTGAGTTCCCGCCGCGAAGCCGATGAATGGATTTCCCGCGGCTGGGTCCGGGTCGACGGCAAGGTCGTGTCGGAACTGGGCAGCAAGGTGCTGCCGCACCAGAAGATCACGGTCGAGCGCCAGGCCGCCGCCGAGCAGTCCAAGCGCGTGACGGTGCTGGTCCACAAGCCGGTCGGCTACGTCAGCGGCCAGGCCGAAGACGGCTACACGCCGGCGGTGGTGCTGGTCAAGCCGGAAAACCGCTGGGCCGACGACCCGTCCGCCGAACTGTTCCACCCGACCCAACTGCGCTCGCTGGTGCCGGCCGGCCGCCTCGACATCGATTCCACCGGCTTGCTGGTGCTGACCCAGGACGGGCGCATCGCCAAGCAATTGATCGGGCAAGACACGGCGATCGACAAGGAATACCTGGTGCGCGTGCAGTACAGCAAGCCGGGACGGCTGCCGGATACCGAGCTCAGGAAGCTGAACCACGGCCTGTGGATGGACGGCAAGCCGCTGCTGCCGGCCAAGGTGCGCTGGCAGAACGACGACCAGCTCAGTTTTACCTTGAAGGAAGGCCGCAAGCGCCAAATCCGGCGCATGTGCGACATGGTCGGCCTCAAGGTGATCGGCCTGAAGCGGGTGCGCATCGGGCGCGTCAAGCTGGGCGACCTGCCGGCCGGACAGTGGCGCTACCTGCGGCCGGACGAGGGGTTTTGA
- a CDS encoding [protein-PII] uridylyltransferase produces the protein MTSTASGQSGHDTAPAAQPAQLQPLQLKQRLKAERELLIAEFRKDGKPEKLLRALRQSVDGVLTDAWHAAALPPDAALVGVGGYGRGELFPYSDVDLLILLARPADPHAQQQLEAFVQLLWDLGLEIGHSIRTVDECLTESAADITVQTSLLEARLVTGSAPLFAELQRRYDAAMDAQTFFHAKTAEMRLRHAKYEFTPFSLEPNVKESPGALRDLQVILWVAKAAGLASSWSQLAVRGLITREEARQLMEKERAFKDIRVRLHLQTRRREDRLVFDVQTAIAETFGLTSTGHGLEARRASEYLMQRYYWAAKAVTQLNTILLQNIEAQLFPQPSVPKPLNPRFNEVNGFIDIVSEDTFDTCPAAVLEIFVVMTEHPEIRGMTARTMRALWHARTLIDDAFRHEPRHRALFLRVLQAPSGLVHALRRMNDMGVLGRYLPNFRRIIGQMQHDLFHVYTVDQHIMMVVRNMRRFTMSEHAHEYPFCSQLIANFRDRWLLYVAALFHDIAKGRGGDHSELGKQDVLEFCRDHAIAEEDTQLVVFLVEQHLTMSQVAQKQDLSDPDVIAAFAKLVGDERHLTALYLLTVADIRGTSPKVWNAWKAKLLEDLYKVTLRVLGGEPPSADRELRARQQEALATLRLFGLAPDAHQALWKQLDMAYFLRHDASDIAWQTRSLHDKLGRDTPVVKSRLAPIGEGLQVTVYVKDQPDLFARICGYFERKNFSIIDAKIHTTKDGYALDTFLITDEHFAGSYRDIINLIEHELCAVLLRQEALAAPLRGRLSRMSRTFPLTPTVDLRPDERGQFWLLSIAANDRNGLLYAIASVLARYRINLHTAKVMTLGERVEDVFLIDGPALTNQRTQVQLETELLDALKI, from the coding sequence ATGACCAGCACCGCCAGCGGCCAGTCCGGCCACGACACCGCACCCGCAGCCCAGCCGGCGCAACTGCAGCCGCTGCAACTGAAGCAGCGCCTGAAGGCCGAGCGCGAACTGCTCATCGCCGAGTTCCGCAAGGACGGCAAGCCGGAAAAGCTGCTGCGCGCGCTGCGCCAGAGCGTCGACGGGGTACTCACCGACGCCTGGCACGCCGCCGCCCTGCCGCCGGATGCGGCGCTGGTCGGCGTCGGCGGCTACGGCCGCGGCGAACTGTTTCCCTACTCCGACGTCGACCTGCTGATCCTGCTGGCGCGCCCGGCCGACCCGCACGCGCAGCAGCAGCTGGAAGCCTTCGTCCAGCTGCTGTGGGACCTGGGCCTGGAAATCGGCCACAGCATCCGCACCGTGGACGAATGCCTGACCGAGTCGGCGGCCGACATCACGGTGCAGACCAGCCTGCTGGAAGCGCGCCTGGTGACCGGCAGCGCACCCCTGTTCGCCGAGCTGCAGCGCCGCTACGACGCGGCGATGGATGCGCAGACCTTTTTCCACGCCAAGACCGCCGAGATGCGGCTGCGCCACGCCAAGTACGAATTCACGCCGTTCAGCCTGGAGCCCAACGTCAAGGAAAGCCCGGGCGCGCTGCGCGACCTGCAGGTCATCCTGTGGGTGGCCAAGGCCGCCGGCCTGGCCAGTTCCTGGAGCCAGCTGGCGGTGCGCGGCCTGATCACGCGCGAGGAAGCGCGCCAGCTGATGGAAAAGGAGCGCGCGTTCAAGGATATCCGCGTGCGCCTGCACCTGCAGACGCGCCGGCGCGAAGACCGCCTGGTGTTCGACGTCCAGACCGCGATCGCCGAGACCTTCGGCCTCACCTCGACCGGCCACGGCCTGGAGGCGCGCCGCGCCAGCGAATACCTGATGCAGCGCTACTACTGGGCGGCCAAGGCGGTGACCCAGCTGAACACGATCCTGCTGCAGAACATCGAGGCCCAGCTGTTTCCGCAACCCTCGGTGCCCAAGCCACTGAACCCGCGCTTCAACGAGGTCAACGGCTTCATCGACATCGTCAGCGAAGACACCTTCGACACCTGCCCGGCGGCGGTGCTGGAAATCTTCGTGGTGATGACCGAACACCCGGAAATCCGCGGCATGACGGCGCGCACCATGCGCGCGCTGTGGCACGCGCGCACGCTGATCGACGACGCCTTCCGCCACGAGCCGCGCCACCGCGCGCTGTTCCTGCGCGTGCTGCAGGCGCCCAGCGGCCTGGTGCACGCGCTGCGGCGCATGAACGACATGGGCGTGCTGGGGCGCTACCTGCCTAACTTCCGCCGCATCATCGGCCAGATGCAGCACGACCTGTTCCACGTGTACACCGTGGACCAGCACATCATGATGGTGGTGCGTAACATGCGCCGCTTCACCATGAGCGAACACGCGCACGAGTACCCGTTCTGCAGCCAATTGATCGCGAATTTCCGCGACCGCTGGCTGCTGTACGTGGCGGCGCTGTTCCACGACATCGCCAAGGGCCGCGGCGGCGACCACTCGGAACTGGGCAAGCAGGACGTGCTGGAATTCTGCCGCGACCATGCGATCGCCGAGGAAGACACCCAGCTGGTGGTGTTCCTGGTCGAACAGCACCTCACCATGTCGCAGGTGGCGCAAAAGCAGGACCTGTCCGACCCGGACGTGATCGCCGCCTTCGCGAAACTGGTGGGCGACGAGCGCCACCTGACCGCGCTCTACCTGCTGACCGTGGCCGACATCCGCGGCACCAGTCCCAAGGTATGGAACGCCTGGAAGGCCAAGCTGCTGGAAGACCTGTACAAGGTGACCTTGCGCGTGCTGGGCGGCGAGCCGCCCTCGGCCGACCGCGAACTGCGCGCGCGCCAGCAGGAGGCGCTGGCCACGCTGCGCCTGTTCGGCCTGGCGCCGGATGCGCACCAGGCGCTGTGGAAGCAGCTCGACATGGCCTACTTCCTGCGCCACGACGCCTCCGACATCGCCTGGCAGACGCGCAGCCTGCACGACAAGCTCGGGCGCGACACGCCGGTGGTGAAATCGCGCCTGGCGCCGATCGGCGAAGGCTTGCAGGTGACGGTGTACGTGAAGGACCAGCCCGACCTGTTCGCGCGCATCTGCGGCTATTTCGAGCGCAAGAACTTCTCGATCATCGACGCCAAGATCCACACCACCAAGGACGGCTACGCGCTCGACACCTTCCTCATCACCGACGAACACTTCGCCGGCAGCTACCGCGACATCATCAACCTGATCGAGCACGAGCTGTGCGCGGTGCTGCTGCGCCAGGAAGCTCTGGCGGCGCCGCTGCGCGGGCGCCTGTCGCGCATGTCGCGCACCTTCCCGCTGACGCCGACGGTGGACCTGCGCCCGGACGAGCGCGGCCAGTTCTGGCTGCTCTCGATCGCCGCCAACGACCGCAACGGCCTGCTGTACGCGATCGCCAGCGTGCTGGCGCGCTACCGCATCAACCTGCACACGGCGAAGGTGATGACGCTGGGCGAACGGGTCGAGGACGTGTTCCTGATCGACGGCCCGGCGCTGACCAACCAGAGGACGCAGGTGCAGCTGGAAACCGAGTTGCTGGATGCCCTGAAAATCTAG
- the map gene encoding type I methionyl aminopeptidase: protein MTISIKTQEDIEGMRIAGRLGAEVLDYITPFVKPGVTTGELDRLCHEYMVNVQGTVPAPLNYAPPGYTPFPKSVCTSVNDVICHGIPGDKALKNGDTVNIDVTVITKEGYHGDNSRMFFVGEPSKLARRLSDITYECMWLGIEQVRPGGRLGDIGHAIQQHARAAGYGVVREFCGHGIGKVFHEEPQVLHYGSPGTGEEMLPGMIFTIEPMINAGRAELRVMPDGWTVKTKDRSLSAQWEHMILVTETGYEVLTTSAGTPPPPAIVRKQQDAAANAVPA, encoded by the coding sequence ATGACCATCTCCATCAAGACCCAGGAAGACATCGAAGGCATGCGCATCGCCGGCCGCCTGGGCGCCGAAGTGCTCGACTACATCACGCCTTTCGTGAAACCCGGCGTGACCACCGGCGAACTGGATCGCCTGTGCCATGAATACATGGTGAATGTGCAAGGCACGGTGCCGGCGCCGCTCAACTACGCGCCGCCCGGGTACACCCCGTTCCCGAAATCGGTGTGCACCTCGGTCAACGACGTGATCTGCCACGGCATCCCGGGCGACAAGGCGCTGAAGAACGGCGACACGGTCAACATCGACGTGACCGTGATCACCAAGGAGGGCTACCACGGCGACAACAGCCGCATGTTCTTCGTCGGCGAACCGTCCAAGCTGGCGCGCCGCCTGTCCGACATCACCTACGAGTGCATGTGGCTGGGCATCGAGCAGGTGCGGCCGGGCGGGCGCCTGGGCGACATCGGCCATGCCATCCAGCAGCATGCGCGCGCGGCCGGCTACGGCGTGGTGCGCGAGTTCTGCGGCCACGGCATCGGCAAGGTGTTCCACGAAGAGCCGCAGGTGCTGCACTACGGCTCCCCCGGTACCGGCGAGGAAATGCTGCCGGGCATGATCTTCACCATCGAGCCGATGATCAACGCCGGCCGCGCCGAACTGCGCGTAATGCCGGACGGCTGGACCGTCAAGACCAAGGACCGCAGCCTGTCGGCCCAGTGGGAACACATGATCCTGGTGACCGAGACCGGCTACGAGGTGCTGACCACCTCGGCCGGCACCCCGCCGCCGCCGGCCATCGTGCGCAAGCAGCAAGACGCCGCCGCCAACGCCGTCCCCGCCTGA
- the rpsB gene encoding 30S ribosomal protein S2, with protein MSVTMREMLEAGVHFGHQTRFWNPKMAPFIFGHRNKIHIINLEKTMAMYQDAMKTIKQISANRGTILLVGTKRQARDIIAAEAQRAGVPYVDQRWLGGMLTNFKTIKTSIKRLKDMEAQVEDGSVEKMSKKEALMFSREMEKLQKSIGGIKDLGGVPDAIFVVDVGYHKGAITEAGKLGIPVIGVVDTNHSPEGVTHVIPGNDDSSKAITLYARGVADAILEGRANATNEVAEMVKSADDFVEVSEQA; from the coding sequence ATGTCCGTCACTATGCGTGAAATGCTGGAAGCCGGTGTCCACTTCGGCCACCAGACCCGTTTCTGGAACCCGAAAATGGCCCCGTTCATCTTCGGTCATCGCAACAAGATCCACATCATCAACCTGGAAAAGACCATGGCGATGTACCAGGATGCGATGAAGACCATCAAGCAGATCTCGGCCAACCGCGGCACCATCCTGCTGGTCGGCACCAAGCGCCAGGCGCGCGACATCATCGCCGCCGAAGCGCAGCGCGCGGGCGTGCCGTACGTCGACCAGCGTTGGCTGGGCGGCATGCTGACCAACTTCAAGACCATCAAGACCTCGATCAAGCGCCTGAAGGACATGGAAGCGCAAGTCGAAGACGGTTCGGTCGAGAAGATGTCGAAGAAAGAAGCGCTGATGTTCTCGCGCGAAATGGAAAAGCTGCAGAAGTCGATCGGCGGCATCAAGGACCTGGGCGGCGTGCCGGACGCGATCTTCGTGGTCGACGTCGGCTACCACAAGGGTGCCATCACCGAAGCCGGCAAGCTGGGCATCCCGGTCATCGGCGTGGTCGACACCAACCACTCGCCGGAAGGCGTCACCCACGTGATCCCGGGTAACGACGACTCGTCCAAGGCCATCACCCTGTACGCACGCGGCGTCGCCGATGCGATCCTGGAAGGCCGTGCCAACGCCACCAACGAAGTCGCCGAGATGGTCAAGTCGGCCGACGACTTCGTCGAAGTGTCCGAGCAAGCATAA
- the tsf gene encoding translation elongation factor Ts, translating into MAAITAAMVGELRAKTDAPMMECKKALTEADGDMGRAEEILRVKLGGKASKASSRVTAEGVVAAYVAGNIGALIEINSETDFVAKNDDFLAMANLAAKLVAENNPADVAALATLPVDGKTFDDLRTALIGKIGENMTVRRFQRFETTGKLASYLHGTRIGVIVDYDGADEQVGKDVAMHIAAMKPVALSSEAVPAELIEKERSVAQLKAQEDADKATAEGKQPQSAEIVAKRIDGSVQKYLKEVSLFNQAFVKNDKQSVEAMLKAAGTTVKGFTMYVVGEGIEKKVDDFAAEVAAQMAAVKQ; encoded by the coding sequence ATGGCAGCTATTACTGCAGCGATGGTTGGCGAACTGCGCGCCAAGACCGATGCCCCGATGATGGAGTGCAAGAAAGCCCTGACCGAAGCCGACGGCGACATGGGCCGTGCCGAAGAGATCCTGCGCGTCAAGCTGGGCGGCAAGGCATCCAAGGCATCGTCGCGCGTGACCGCCGAAGGCGTGGTCGCCGCTTACGTGGCAGGCAACATCGGCGCGCTGATCGAAATCAACAGCGAAACCGACTTCGTCGCCAAGAACGACGACTTCCTGGCCATGGCCAACCTGGCCGCCAAGCTGGTCGCCGAGAACAACCCGGCCGACGTCGCCGCCCTGGCGACCCTGCCGGTCGACGGCAAGACCTTCGACGACCTGCGCACTGCACTGATCGGCAAAATCGGCGAGAATATGACCGTGCGCCGCTTCCAGCGCTTCGAGACCACCGGCAAGCTGGCCTCGTACCTGCACGGCACCCGCATCGGCGTGATCGTCGACTACGACGGCGCCGACGAGCAAGTGGGCAAGGACGTCGCCATGCACATCGCCGCCATGAAGCCGGTCGCGCTGTCGTCGGAAGCCGTGCCGGCCGAACTGATCGAGAAAGAGCGTTCGGTCGCCCAGCTGAAGGCCCAGGAAGACGCCGACAAGGCGACCGCCGAAGGCAAGCAGCCGCAATCGGCCGAGATCGTCGCCAAGCGGATCGACGGTTCGGTGCAGAAATACCTGAAGGAAGTGTCGCTGTTCAACCAGGCGTTCGTGAAGAACGACAAGCAGAGCGTCGAAGCCATGCTGAAGGCCGCCGGCACCACCGTCAAGGGCTTCACCATGTATGTGGTGGGCGAGGGCATCGAGAAGAAGGTCGACGACTTCGCAGCGGAAGTCGCGGCGCAGATGGCCGCAGTCAAGCAGTAA
- the pyrH gene encoding UMP kinase yields the protein MTKPAYQRVLLKLSGEALMGDDPFGINRATIERMVADVAEVQKLGVELAVVIGGGNIFRGVAPGAQGMDRATADYMGMLATVMNALALADAMRQQGITARVMSAIGIEQVVEPYVRPKALQYLEEGKVVVFAAGTGNPFFTTDTAAALRGSEISAEIVLKATKVDGVYTADPKKDPHATRYESISFDEAISKHLAVMDATAFALCRDQKLPIKVFSIVKPGALKRVIMGEDEGTLVHV from the coding sequence ATGACAAAACCAGCCTACCAACGAGTCCTCCTCAAACTGTCTGGCGAAGCGCTGATGGGCGACGATCCGTTCGGCATCAACCGCGCCACCATCGAACGCATGGTCGCGGACGTGGCCGAGGTGCAGAAACTGGGCGTGGAGCTGGCGGTGGTGATCGGCGGCGGCAACATCTTCCGCGGCGTCGCCCCGGGTGCGCAGGGCATGGACCGCGCCACCGCCGACTACATGGGCATGCTGGCCACCGTCATGAACGCGCTGGCCCTGGCCGACGCCATGCGCCAGCAGGGCATCACCGCGCGCGTGATGTCGGCGATCGGCATCGAGCAGGTGGTCGAGCCCTACGTGCGTCCGAAGGCGCTGCAGTACCTGGAAGAAGGCAAGGTCGTGGTGTTCGCGGCCGGCACCGGCAACCCGTTCTTCACCACCGACACCGCCGCCGCGCTGCGCGGGTCGGAGATCTCGGCCGAGATCGTCCTGAAGGCCACCAAGGTCGATGGCGTCTATACTGCCGATCCGAAGAAGGACCCGCACGCGACGCGCTACGAGTCGATCTCGTTCGACGAGGCGATCTCGAAGCACCTGGCGGTGATGGACGCCACCGCGTTCGCCCTGTGCCGCGACCAGAAGCTGCCGATCAAGGTGTTCTCGATCGTCAAGCCCGGCGCGCTCAAGCGCGTGATCATGGGCGAGGACGAGGGTACACTGGTACACGTTTAA
- the frr gene encoding ribosome recycling factor: MSVADVKKTAQDKMAKSIETLKADLAKVRTGRAHTGILDHVMVDYYGSPTALPMVANLTLIDARTIGVQPYEKKMLNTVEKAIRDSDLGLNPSTFGEMVRVPTPALTEERRKEMVKLVKSESEDGKIAVRNVRRDANEQLKKLVKDKAISEDDERRASDDVQKLTDKAIADIDKMVVDKEKEIMTV; this comes from the coding sequence ATGTCTGTAGCTGACGTCAAAAAGACCGCCCAGGACAAGATGGCCAAGTCCATCGAGACCCTGAAGGCGGACCTGGCCAAGGTCCGTACCGGCCGCGCCCACACCGGCATCCTCGACCACGTGATGGTGGATTACTACGGCTCGCCGACCGCGCTGCCGATGGTCGCCAACCTGACCCTGATCGACGCCCGCACCATCGGTGTCCAGCCCTACGAAAAGAAGATGCTCAATACGGTCGAAAAGGCGATCCGCGATTCCGACCTGGGCCTGAACCCGTCGACCTTCGGCGAAATGGTGCGCGTGCCGACCCCGGCCCTGACCGAAGAGCGCCGCAAGGAAATGGTCAAGCTGGTCAAGTCGGAGTCGGAAGACGGCAAGATCGCCGTGCGCAACGTCCGCCGCGACGCCAACGAGCAGTTGAAAAAGCTGGTCAAGGACAAGGCGATCTCGGAAGACGACGAACGCCGCGCCTCGGACGACGTGCAGAAGCTGACCGACAAGGCGATCGCCGATATCGACAAGATGGTTGTCGATAAGGAAAAAGAGATCATGACGGTGTAA